From one Triticum urartu cultivar G1812 chromosome 3, Tu2.1, whole genome shotgun sequence genomic stretch:
- the LOC125546293 gene encoding BTB/POZ domain-containing protein FBL11-like isoform X7, with amino-acid sequence MSAAGDGEDGAAAAAADTLVLEITEAAASPSSAPPPLPIPVSALAAPLPSATVLAVRADRSRLVESSSYFRALLGGSFSESGSGYVRISCDLAAAVQVLRYLFEPPGSFPISHHNFLPLLEGALFLAVESLLADCERWFRTVRSRNSSMVVPLDFIIETWYFAQKHGVTFVEDVCPGYLAQNFVQVISSRSFVHIPYDLLCSTIESPHLTVDSEKQLCEAILSWISASRQSCEQSVSNSADNQLSLLSKVRVCLLPLGFAAGTKRNCFEFGNNAVCMILNLLKDSLQTLLYTVTDDNLDSYRIRLTEYSKKIVLSGCPQLTTQFLYISALPTDLDAVFKRTIVSDVNDGCFNHYNGLVKKAKTLSFRNVRIVDLSKCPNVHFGAAILWMKWAFPELRTFIASYCLLFQFEDLQYLLLRCPWINEINLSIDTSVILSKYSIISSRSEVRRDMNQNLSSYYMQSGLYGTSVNPVFSNISKLILEGRNDITDMNLLEISMLKSSLCYINIKHCTLLTDDDSFSYHKDEHAHVMAFRLQELHLEGCEDGALCNFVGSSLEYLDISETVVSMVSLAPVIRRNSNLSCLKTAGCRNLLFEQGEVQSTSGNKYGRFLQEITSTCYLEDVEMGWAFCPVRVDDLIPSFSKVRRMTVGLGTTLPENILHALPEICPFLESLVLRFQVISDRVVRNLLESSTNLQVLCLHYCLGSLTSFSFQTMAPALRILRLQWVTPWITNDDLTILTQNCNLVELSLSGCKLLDSSSQEIISSGWPNLACLQLEECGQITLDGVDSILDCKALEEVLLRHTGRGIGRTIITDAIRELPLLRKLALDLCDASEGGYDTPNVPEGKMMRSVRMSRCKKSAAAGRSCFGEAPPSSSIPKPVQHRETIVLEWSSRQLTTTVVEERL; translated from the exons ATGTCCGCCGCCGGCGACGGGGAAgatggcgccgccgccgccgccgccgacacgcTGGTCCTGGAGATCACCGAAGCGGCAGCATCCCCCTCCTCCGCTCCCCCACCTCTCCCCATCCCAGTCTCCGCGCTCGCCGCCCCACTCCCGTCCGCGACCGTCCTCGCGGTCCGCGCCGACCGGAGCAGGCTCGTCGAGAGCTCCTCCTACTTCCGCGCCCTCCTCGGCGGCAGCTTCAG CGAATCGGGCAGCGGCTACGTGCGGATCAGCTgcgacctcgccgccgccgtgcaGGTCCTGCGGTACCTCTTCGAGCCCCCCGGGAGCTTCCCCATCTCGCACCACAACTTCCTGCCGCTGCTGGAG GGTGCTCTGTTTCTCGCTGTCGAGAGCCTTTTAGCGGACTGTGAAAGGTGGTTCAGAACCGTGAGATCTCGAAATTCCTCCATGGTGGTACCGTTGGATTTCATAATCGAGACCTGGTACTTCGCTCAAAAGCATG GGGTTACTTTTGTTGAAGACGTATGCCCAGGATATCTAGCTCAGAATTTT GTACAAGTTATCTCCAGTAGGTCATTTGTTCATATACCTTATGATCTGCTGTGCTCCACCATTGAATCCCCACACCTGACTGTGGATAG TGAAAAGCAATTGTGTGAAGCAATTTTATCTTGGATTTCCGCAAGTAGGCAATCCTGTGAACAATCAGTCTCCAACTCAGCAGATAACCAACTCTCCCTTCTTAGCAAG GTTAGGGTATGCCTTTTACCTTTAGGATTTGCAGCAG GTACAAAGAGAAACTGCTTTGAATTTGGGAACAATGCTGTATGTATGATTCTTAATCTGCTTAAGGACAGTTTGCAAACTCTACTGTATACAGTTACCGATGACAACTTGGATAGTTACCGTATTCGATTAACAGAATACTCCAAG AAAATAGTACTTTCGGGATGTCCCCAGTTAACTACGCAATTCCTATACATATCGGCGCTCCCCACTGATCTAGATGCTGTATTTAAGAGAACTATAGTGAGCGATGTTAACGATGGATGTTTTAACCATTACAATGGGCTGGTGAAGAAGGCTAAAACCTTGTCATTTAGAAATGTACGCATTGTGGATCTCTCCAAATGTCCAAATGTACATTTTGGTGCAGCAATTTTATGGATGAAGTGGGCATTTCCAGAATTGAGGACGTTCATAGCTTCCTATTGTTTACTCTTTCAGTTTGAAGATTTGCAGTATTTGTTACTGAGATGTCCATGGATTAATGAAATCAATTTGAGTATCGATACAAGCGTTATACTATCCAAGTACTCGATTATATCTTCTAGATCTGAAGTACGGCGTGACATGAATCAAAATCTATCTAGCTATTACATGCAAAGTGGATTATATGGGACCTCAGTAAACCCAGTTTTCTCAAATATATCAAAATTGATACTGGAAGGCCGAAATGATATTACTG ATATGAACTTGCTGGAGATATCCATGCTGAAAAGTTCTCTATGTTATATAAACATTAAACATTGCACCCTGTTGACAGACGATG ATAGCTTTTCTTACCATAAGGATGAACATGCTCATGTTATGGCATTTAGGTTGCAAGAATTGCATCTGGAAGGCTGTGAAG ATGGTGCTCTCTGCAACTTTGTTGGCTCTTCACTTGAGTATCTTGATATTTCGGAGACTGTG GTTTCTATGGTCTCATTGGCACCAGTTATACGAAGAAACTCTAATTTGAGCTGCTTGAAAACAGCTGGATGCCGTAACCTGCTGTTTGAACAGGGTGAGGTACAATCCACGAGTGGTAACAAGTATGGCAGGTTTCTTCAGGAGATAACCAGTACGTGCTATTTAGAGGATGTAGAAATGGGCTGGGCATTTTGCCCTGTTCGAGTTGATGACCTCATTCCTTCTTTTAGTAAAGTAAGGAGGATGACAGTTGGCCTTGGCACAACATTACCAGAGAATATCCTGCATGCTCTTCCTGAGATCTGCCCGTTTCTTGAGTCTTTGGTTCTTAGGTTTCAG GTAATCTCTGACAGAGTTGTAAGAAATCTATTGGAATCATCAACAAATCTTCAGGTGCTCTGCCTGCACTATTGCCTCGGCAGTTTGACTTCATTTAGCTTTCAAACAATGGCACCAGCGTTAAGAATATTACGGCTCCAGTGGGTTACTCCATGGATCACAAATGATGATTTGACAATTCTTACACAGAATTGCAATTTAGTTGAACTTTCGCTGTCTGGTTGCAAACTCCTTGACTCCA GCTCTCAAGAGATAATCTCTTCTGGGTGGCCAAACTTGGCATGTTTACAACTTGAG GAATGTGGTCAGATAACACTTGATGGGGTTGATTCTATTTTAGATTGTAAAGCTTTGGAAGAAGTCTTACTTAGGCACACC GGTAGAGGTATTGGAAGAACCATTATAACAGATGCTATCAGAGAG CTGCCGCTCCTAAGGAAGCTGGCGCTGGATCTCTGCGATGCGTCCGAGGGCGGCTACGACACCCCAAAC GTTCCGGAGGGGAAGATGATGAGGAGCGTGAGGATGAGCAGGTGCAAgaagtcggcggcggcggggaggtcGTGCTTCGGAGAGGCGCCCCCCTCGAGCTCGATCCCGAAGCCGGTGCAGCACAGGGAGACCATCGTGCTGGAGTGGAGCAGCCGGCAGCTGACGACCACCGTAGTGGAAGAAAGACTCTAG
- the LOC125546293 gene encoding BTB/POZ domain-containing protein FBL11-like isoform X5 — protein sequence MSAAGDGEDGAAAAAADTLVLEITEAAASPSSAPPPLPIPVSALAAPLPSATVLAVRADRSRLVESSSYFRALLGGSFSESGSGYVRISCDLAAAVQVLRYLFEPPGSFPISHHNFLPLLEGALFLAVESLLADCERWFRTVRSRNSSMVVPLDFIIETWYFAQKHGVTFVEDVCPGYLAQNFVQVISSRSFVHIPYDLLCSTIESPHLTVDSEKQLCEAILSWISASRQSCEQSVSNSADNQLSLLSKVRVCLLPLGFAAGTKRNCFEFGNNAVCMILNLLKDSLQTLLYTVTDDNLDSYRIRLTEYSKKIVLSGCPQLTTQFLYISALPTDLDAVFKRTIVSDVNDGCFNHYNGLVKKAKTLSFRNVRIVDLSKCPNVHFGAAILWMKWAFPELRTFIASYCLLFQFEDLQYLLLRCPWINEINLSIDTSVILSKYSIISSRSEVRRDMNQNLSSYYMQSGLYGTSVNPVFSNISKLILEGRNDITDMNLLEISMLKSSLCYINIKHCTLLTDDDSFSYHKDEHAHVMAFRLQELHLEGCEGISCAAMSQLVSNMNIVKSLCLRETSLADGALCNFVGSSLEYLDISETVVSMVSLAPVIRRNSNLSCLKTAGCRNLLFEQGEVQSTSGNKYGRFLQEITSTCYLEDVEMGWAFCPVRVDDLIPSFSKVRRMTVGLGTTLPENILHALPEICPFLESLVLRFQVISDRVVRNLLESSTNLQVLCLHYCLGSLTSFSFQTMAPALRILRLQWVTPWITNDDLTILTQNCNLVELSLSGCKLLDSSSQEIISSGWPNLACLQLEECGQITLDGVDSILDCKALEEVLLRHTGRGIGRTIITDAIRELPLLRKLALDLCDASEGGYDTPNVPEGKMMRSVRMSRCKKSAAAGRSCFGEAPPSSSIPKPVQHRETIVLEWSSRQLTTTVVEERL from the exons ATGTCCGCCGCCGGCGACGGGGAAgatggcgccgccgccgccgccgccgacacgcTGGTCCTGGAGATCACCGAAGCGGCAGCATCCCCCTCCTCCGCTCCCCCACCTCTCCCCATCCCAGTCTCCGCGCTCGCCGCCCCACTCCCGTCCGCGACCGTCCTCGCGGTCCGCGCCGACCGGAGCAGGCTCGTCGAGAGCTCCTCCTACTTCCGCGCCCTCCTCGGCGGCAGCTTCAG CGAATCGGGCAGCGGCTACGTGCGGATCAGCTgcgacctcgccgccgccgtgcaGGTCCTGCGGTACCTCTTCGAGCCCCCCGGGAGCTTCCCCATCTCGCACCACAACTTCCTGCCGCTGCTGGAG GGTGCTCTGTTTCTCGCTGTCGAGAGCCTTTTAGCGGACTGTGAAAGGTGGTTCAGAACCGTGAGATCTCGAAATTCCTCCATGGTGGTACCGTTGGATTTCATAATCGAGACCTGGTACTTCGCTCAAAAGCATG GGGTTACTTTTGTTGAAGACGTATGCCCAGGATATCTAGCTCAGAATTTT GTACAAGTTATCTCCAGTAGGTCATTTGTTCATATACCTTATGATCTGCTGTGCTCCACCATTGAATCCCCACACCTGACTGTGGATAG TGAAAAGCAATTGTGTGAAGCAATTTTATCTTGGATTTCCGCAAGTAGGCAATCCTGTGAACAATCAGTCTCCAACTCAGCAGATAACCAACTCTCCCTTCTTAGCAAG GTTAGGGTATGCCTTTTACCTTTAGGATTTGCAGCAG GTACAAAGAGAAACTGCTTTGAATTTGGGAACAATGCTGTATGTATGATTCTTAATCTGCTTAAGGACAGTTTGCAAACTCTACTGTATACAGTTACCGATGACAACTTGGATAGTTACCGTATTCGATTAACAGAATACTCCAAG AAAATAGTACTTTCGGGATGTCCCCAGTTAACTACGCAATTCCTATACATATCGGCGCTCCCCACTGATCTAGATGCTGTATTTAAGAGAACTATAGTGAGCGATGTTAACGATGGATGTTTTAACCATTACAATGGGCTGGTGAAGAAGGCTAAAACCTTGTCATTTAGAAATGTACGCATTGTGGATCTCTCCAAATGTCCAAATGTACATTTTGGTGCAGCAATTTTATGGATGAAGTGGGCATTTCCAGAATTGAGGACGTTCATAGCTTCCTATTGTTTACTCTTTCAGTTTGAAGATTTGCAGTATTTGTTACTGAGATGTCCATGGATTAATGAAATCAATTTGAGTATCGATACAAGCGTTATACTATCCAAGTACTCGATTATATCTTCTAGATCTGAAGTACGGCGTGACATGAATCAAAATCTATCTAGCTATTACATGCAAAGTGGATTATATGGGACCTCAGTAAACCCAGTTTTCTCAAATATATCAAAATTGATACTGGAAGGCCGAAATGATATTACTG ATATGAACTTGCTGGAGATATCCATGCTGAAAAGTTCTCTATGTTATATAAACATTAAACATTGCACCCTGTTGACAGACGATG ATAGCTTTTCTTACCATAAGGATGAACATGCTCATGTTATGGCATTTAGGTTGCAAGAATTGCATCTGGAAGGCTGTGAAG GTATTAGTTGTGCTGCTATGTCCCAGCTGGTGAGTAATATGAATATTGTGAAGTCCTTATGCTTAAGGGAGACATCACTTGCAGATGGTGCTCTCTGCAACTTTGTTGGCTCTTCACTTGAGTATCTTGATATTTCGGAGACTGTG GTTTCTATGGTCTCATTGGCACCAGTTATACGAAGAAACTCTAATTTGAGCTGCTTGAAAACAGCTGGATGCCGTAACCTGCTGTTTGAACAGGGTGAGGTACAATCCACGAGTGGTAACAAGTATGGCAGGTTTCTTCAGGAGATAACCAGTACGTGCTATTTAGAGGATGTAGAAATGGGCTGGGCATTTTGCCCTGTTCGAGTTGATGACCTCATTCCTTCTTTTAGTAAAGTAAGGAGGATGACAGTTGGCCTTGGCACAACATTACCAGAGAATATCCTGCATGCTCTTCCTGAGATCTGCCCGTTTCTTGAGTCTTTGGTTCTTAGGTTTCAG GTAATCTCTGACAGAGTTGTAAGAAATCTATTGGAATCATCAACAAATCTTCAGGTGCTCTGCCTGCACTATTGCCTCGGCAGTTTGACTTCATTTAGCTTTCAAACAATGGCACCAGCGTTAAGAATATTACGGCTCCAGTGGGTTACTCCATGGATCACAAATGATGATTTGACAATTCTTACACAGAATTGCAATTTAGTTGAACTTTCGCTGTCTGGTTGCAAACTCCTTGACTCCA GCTCTCAAGAGATAATCTCTTCTGGGTGGCCAAACTTGGCATGTTTACAACTTGAG GAATGTGGTCAGATAACACTTGATGGGGTTGATTCTATTTTAGATTGTAAAGCTTTGGAAGAAGTCTTACTTAGGCACACC GGTAGAGGTATTGGAAGAACCATTATAACAGATGCTATCAGAGAG CTGCCGCTCCTAAGGAAGCTGGCGCTGGATCTCTGCGATGCGTCCGAGGGCGGCTACGACACCCCAAAC GTTCCGGAGGGGAAGATGATGAGGAGCGTGAGGATGAGCAGGTGCAAgaagtcggcggcggcggggaggtcGTGCTTCGGAGAGGCGCCCCCCTCGAGCTCGATCCCGAAGCCGGTGCAGCACAGGGAGACCATCGTGCTGGAGTGGAGCAGCCGGCAGCTGACGACCACCGTAGTGGAAGAAAGACTCTAG
- the LOC125546293 gene encoding BTB/POZ domain-containing protein FBL11-like isoform X4 — protein sequence MSAAGDGEDGAAAAAADTLVLEITEAAASPSSAPPPLPIPVSALAAPLPSATVLAVRADRSRLVESSSYFRALLGGSFSESGSGYVRISCDLAAAVQVLRYLFEPPGSFPISHHNFLPLLEGALFLAVESLLADCERWFRTVRSRNSSMVVPLDFIIETWYFAQKHGVTFVEDVCPGYLAQNFVQVISSRSFVHIPYDLLCSTIESPHLTVDSEKQLCEAILSWISASRQSCEQSVSNSADNQLSLLSKVRVCLLPLGFAAGTKRNCFEFGNNAVCMILNLLKDSLQTLLYTVTDDNLDSYRIRLTEYSKKIVLSGCPQLTTQFLYISALPTDLDAVFKRTIVSDVNDGCFNHYNGLVKKAKTLSFRNVRIVDLSKCPNVHFGAAILWMKWAFPELRTFIASYCLLFQFEDLQYLLLRCPWINEINLSIDTSVILSKYSIISSRSEVRRDMNQNLSSYYMQSGLYGTSVNPVFSNISKLILEGRNDITDMNLLEISMLKSSLCYINIKHCTLLTDDGISTLLLNCRKMHSMVLSYTSFGNHSIQTLCSLDPSDSFSYHKDEHAHVMAFRLQELHLEGCEDGALCNFVGSSLEYLDISETVVSMVSLAPVIRRNSNLSCLKTAGCRNLLFEQGEVQSTSGNKYGRFLQEITSTCYLEDVEMGWAFCPVRVDDLIPSFSKVRRMTVGLGTTLPENILHALPEICPFLESLVLRFQVISDRVVRNLLESSTNLQVLCLHYCLGSLTSFSFQTMAPALRILRLQWVTPWITNDDLTILTQNCNLVELSLSGCKLLDSSSQEIISSGWPNLACLQLEECGQITLDGVDSILDCKALEEVLLRHTGRGIGRTIITDAIRELPLLRKLALDLCDASEGGYDTPNVPEGKMMRSVRMSRCKKSAAAGRSCFGEAPPSSSIPKPVQHRETIVLEWSSRQLTTTVVEERL from the exons ATGTCCGCCGCCGGCGACGGGGAAgatggcgccgccgccgccgccgccgacacgcTGGTCCTGGAGATCACCGAAGCGGCAGCATCCCCCTCCTCCGCTCCCCCACCTCTCCCCATCCCAGTCTCCGCGCTCGCCGCCCCACTCCCGTCCGCGACCGTCCTCGCGGTCCGCGCCGACCGGAGCAGGCTCGTCGAGAGCTCCTCCTACTTCCGCGCCCTCCTCGGCGGCAGCTTCAG CGAATCGGGCAGCGGCTACGTGCGGATCAGCTgcgacctcgccgccgccgtgcaGGTCCTGCGGTACCTCTTCGAGCCCCCCGGGAGCTTCCCCATCTCGCACCACAACTTCCTGCCGCTGCTGGAG GGTGCTCTGTTTCTCGCTGTCGAGAGCCTTTTAGCGGACTGTGAAAGGTGGTTCAGAACCGTGAGATCTCGAAATTCCTCCATGGTGGTACCGTTGGATTTCATAATCGAGACCTGGTACTTCGCTCAAAAGCATG GGGTTACTTTTGTTGAAGACGTATGCCCAGGATATCTAGCTCAGAATTTT GTACAAGTTATCTCCAGTAGGTCATTTGTTCATATACCTTATGATCTGCTGTGCTCCACCATTGAATCCCCACACCTGACTGTGGATAG TGAAAAGCAATTGTGTGAAGCAATTTTATCTTGGATTTCCGCAAGTAGGCAATCCTGTGAACAATCAGTCTCCAACTCAGCAGATAACCAACTCTCCCTTCTTAGCAAG GTTAGGGTATGCCTTTTACCTTTAGGATTTGCAGCAG GTACAAAGAGAAACTGCTTTGAATTTGGGAACAATGCTGTATGTATGATTCTTAATCTGCTTAAGGACAGTTTGCAAACTCTACTGTATACAGTTACCGATGACAACTTGGATAGTTACCGTATTCGATTAACAGAATACTCCAAG AAAATAGTACTTTCGGGATGTCCCCAGTTAACTACGCAATTCCTATACATATCGGCGCTCCCCACTGATCTAGATGCTGTATTTAAGAGAACTATAGTGAGCGATGTTAACGATGGATGTTTTAACCATTACAATGGGCTGGTGAAGAAGGCTAAAACCTTGTCATTTAGAAATGTACGCATTGTGGATCTCTCCAAATGTCCAAATGTACATTTTGGTGCAGCAATTTTATGGATGAAGTGGGCATTTCCAGAATTGAGGACGTTCATAGCTTCCTATTGTTTACTCTTTCAGTTTGAAGATTTGCAGTATTTGTTACTGAGATGTCCATGGATTAATGAAATCAATTTGAGTATCGATACAAGCGTTATACTATCCAAGTACTCGATTATATCTTCTAGATCTGAAGTACGGCGTGACATGAATCAAAATCTATCTAGCTATTACATGCAAAGTGGATTATATGGGACCTCAGTAAACCCAGTTTTCTCAAATATATCAAAATTGATACTGGAAGGCCGAAATGATATTACTG ATATGAACTTGCTGGAGATATCCATGCTGAAAAGTTCTCTATGTTATATAAACATTAAACATTGCACCCTGTTGACAGACGATGGTATATCTACACTACTGTTGAATTGTAGAAAAATGCACTCGATGGTTCTTTCTTATACATCGTTTGGAAATCATTCAATTCAAACCCTATGCTCATTGGATCCTTCAGATAGCTTTTCTTACCATAAGGATGAACATGCTCATGTTATGGCATTTAGGTTGCAAGAATTGCATCTGGAAGGCTGTGAAG ATGGTGCTCTCTGCAACTTTGTTGGCTCTTCACTTGAGTATCTTGATATTTCGGAGACTGTG GTTTCTATGGTCTCATTGGCACCAGTTATACGAAGAAACTCTAATTTGAGCTGCTTGAAAACAGCTGGATGCCGTAACCTGCTGTTTGAACAGGGTGAGGTACAATCCACGAGTGGTAACAAGTATGGCAGGTTTCTTCAGGAGATAACCAGTACGTGCTATTTAGAGGATGTAGAAATGGGCTGGGCATTTTGCCCTGTTCGAGTTGATGACCTCATTCCTTCTTTTAGTAAAGTAAGGAGGATGACAGTTGGCCTTGGCACAACATTACCAGAGAATATCCTGCATGCTCTTCCTGAGATCTGCCCGTTTCTTGAGTCTTTGGTTCTTAGGTTTCAG GTAATCTCTGACAGAGTTGTAAGAAATCTATTGGAATCATCAACAAATCTTCAGGTGCTCTGCCTGCACTATTGCCTCGGCAGTTTGACTTCATTTAGCTTTCAAACAATGGCACCAGCGTTAAGAATATTACGGCTCCAGTGGGTTACTCCATGGATCACAAATGATGATTTGACAATTCTTACACAGAATTGCAATTTAGTTGAACTTTCGCTGTCTGGTTGCAAACTCCTTGACTCCA GCTCTCAAGAGATAATCTCTTCTGGGTGGCCAAACTTGGCATGTTTACAACTTGAG GAATGTGGTCAGATAACACTTGATGGGGTTGATTCTATTTTAGATTGTAAAGCTTTGGAAGAAGTCTTACTTAGGCACACC GGTAGAGGTATTGGAAGAACCATTATAACAGATGCTATCAGAGAG CTGCCGCTCCTAAGGAAGCTGGCGCTGGATCTCTGCGATGCGTCCGAGGGCGGCTACGACACCCCAAAC GTTCCGGAGGGGAAGATGATGAGGAGCGTGAGGATGAGCAGGTGCAAgaagtcggcggcggcggggaggtcGTGCTTCGGAGAGGCGCCCCCCTCGAGCTCGATCCCGAAGCCGGTGCAGCACAGGGAGACCATCGTGCTGGAGTGGAGCAGCCGGCAGCTGACGACCACCGTAGTGGAAGAAAGACTCTAG